A window from Dromaius novaehollandiae isolate bDroNov1 chromosome 1, bDroNov1.hap1, whole genome shotgun sequence encodes these proteins:
- the LOC112984958 gene encoding lysozyme g-like has translation MSDPLECYGEITKVDTTGASKETAAQEGLSYGGVPTSEKIAERDLKNMEKYQSKITKVGQSLCVEPAVIAGIISRESHAGTVLKDGWGDHGNAFGLMQVDKRFHKVVGLWDSEEHITQGTKILCGMIKEIQKKFPKWTKEQQLKGGISAYNAGVKNVQSYDRMDIGTTKNDYANDVVARAQFYKRNGY, from the exons ATGTCAG ACCCTCTTGAATGTTATGGGGAAATAACGAAGGTTGACACGACCGGAGCTTCCAAGGAGACCGCGGCACAGGAAGGTCTGAGCTATGGAG GAGTTCCCACTTCAGAGAAAATTGCTGAAAGAGATTTGAAGAACATGGAGAAGTATCAATCCAAGATTACCAAAGTTGGCCAAAGCCTCTGTGTTGAGCCCGCTGTGATCGCCGGTATTATCTCTCGAGAGTCACATGCTGGGACGGTACTGAAGGATGGTTGGGGAGACCATGGGAATGCCTTCGGCTTAATGCAG GTCGATAAACGGTTCCATAAGGTTGTCGGGTTGTGGGACAGTGAAGAGCACATTACACAAGGCACGAAGATTTTATGTGGGATGATAAAGGAAATCCAGAAAAAATTCCCCAAATGGACAAAGGAACAGCAGCTTAAAG ggGGGATTTCAGCCTACAACGCAGGAGTTAAGAACGTCCAGAGCTATGACAGAATGGATATTGGCACAACAAAGAACGACTATGCCAACGATGTGGTCGCAAGAGCCCAGTTTTATAAGAGAAATGGATACTGA